A window of Babylonia areolata isolate BAREFJ2019XMU chromosome 2, ASM4173473v1, whole genome shotgun sequence contains these coding sequences:
- the LOC143279077 gene encoding uncharacterized protein LOC143279077, with protein sequence MPRHKQGKRRLHLIAAAKAKWAKCDAAATESVASKKPSTSDSDKSASRRKIEIMNPVAYNGEVEDQNWTLLHVFQLTRLMSDLSCPECGETGLSVSVREREKAGFAAKLAMCCDGCGYEKCEFSSPRTGFNDKKNTGFEVNNRMTMLSHELGGSYTALQTFSTVMGIPGMHLKTFQAHDKKVTAAEIESGSTLLERTAATIQQAYAETDEDLQGALDKGENPVINISVSYDGTWQKRGFTSLYGTPPYDVSTTERRRPGIQMPTKQEDTSL encoded by the exons ATGCCTCGGCATAAGCAAGGAAAGAGACGATTGCACTTGATAGCTGCTGCAAAAGCAAAATGGGCCAAATGTGATGCGGCAGCGACTGAAAGCGTGGCTTCGAAGAAACCTTCGACATCAGACTCTGATAAAAGTGCGTCGAGAAGAAAGATCGAAATCATGAACCCTGTCGCATATAATGGTGAGGTGGAAGACCAGAACTGGACTTTGCTACACGTTTTCCAGCTGACCAGACTGATGAGTGACCTGAGTTGCCCAGAGTGCGGAGAAACgggactgtcagtcagtgtccgagagagggagaaagctggTTTTGCGGCAAAGCTTGCCATGTGCTGCGATGGCTGTGGTTATGAAAAGTGTGAATTCTCATCCCCACGAACTGGAttcaatgacaaaaagaatacaggttttgaagtaaacaacaggatgaccatgctgagccaTGAACTGGGAGGCAGCTACACTGCTCTTCAAACCTTCAGCACTGTCATGGGAATACCAGGCATGCATTTGAAAACTTTCCAGGCCCATGACAAGAAAGTAACAG CTGCTGAAATTGAATCAGGGTCAACACTCTTAGAACGCACAGCAGCTACAATCCAGCAGGCGTATGCAGAGACCGATGAAGACCTGCAGGGGGCATTGGATAAAGGTGAAAATCcagtcatcaatatcagtgtTTCATATGATGGAACATGGCAAAAGAGAGGATTCACATCACTGTATGGTACGCCACCCTACGACGTCTCAACAACCGAGAGGAGGAGGCCAGGGATCCAGATGCCTACCAAGCAGGAGGACACTAGCTTGTAA